The proteins below are encoded in one region of Delphinus delphis chromosome 4, mDelDel1.2, whole genome shotgun sequence:
- the POGLUT1 gene encoding protein O-glucosyltransferase 1, with the protein MERWVRSQLRLWLLLLLLPPVPGCQKESGSKWKVFIDQINRALEIYEPCSSQNCSCYHGVIEEDLTPFRGGISRRMMAEVVRRKLGTHYQIIKNRLYRENDCMFPSRCSGVEHFILEVIGRLPDMEMVINVRDYPQVPKWMEPAIPVFSFSKTSEYHDIMYPAWTFWEGGPAVWPIYPTGLGRWDLFREDLVRSAAQWPWKKKNSTAYFRGSRTSPERDPLILLSRKSPKLVDAEYTKNQAWKSMKDTLGKPAAKDVHLVDHCKYKYLFNFRGVAASFRLKHLFLCGSLVFHVGDEWLEFFYPQLKPWVHYIPVKTDLSNVQELLQFVKANDDVAQEIAERGSQFILNHLQMDDITCYWENLLTEYSKFLSYNVTRRKGYDHIIPKILKTEL; encoded by the exons ATGGAGCGGTGGGTGCGCTCCCAGCTTCGGTTGTGGCTGCTGTTGCTACTCCTGCCCCCGGTGCCGGGCTGCCAGAAGGAGTCAG GTTCAAAATGGAAAGTATTTATTGACCAAATTAACAGGGCTTTGGAGATTTATGAACCATGTTCAAGTCAAAACTGCAGCTGCTACCATGG TGTCATAGAAGAGGATCTGACCCCTTTCCGAGGAGGTATCTCCAGGAGGATGATGGCGGAGGTAGTGAGACGGAAGCTAGGGACCCACTATCAGATCATTAAGAACAGATTATACCGAGAAAATGACTGCATGTTCCCCTCAAG GTGTAGTGGTGTTGAACACTTTATTTTGGAAGTTATTGGGCGCCTCCCTGACATGGAGATGGTGATCAATGTACGAGATTATCCTCAGGTTCCTAAATGGATGGAGCCTGCCATTCCAGTCTTCTCCTTCAGTAAG ACATCAGAGTACCATGATATCATGTATCCTGCTTGGACATTTTGGGAAGGAGGACCCGCTGTTTGGCCAATATATCCTACTGGTCTTGGACGGTGGGACCTCTTCAGAGAAGACCTGGTAAG GTCAGCAGCACAGTGgccatggaaaaagaaaaattccacagCATATTTCCGAGGATCAAG GACAAGTCCAGAACGAGATCCTCTCATTCTTCTATCTCGGAAAAGTCCAAAACTTGTTGATGCAGAATACACCAAAAACCAGGCCTGGAAATCTATGAAA GATACCTTGGGAAAGCCAGCTGCTAAGGATGTCCATCTTGTGGATCACTGCAAATACAA GTATCTGTTTAATTTTCGGGGTGTAGCTGCAAGTTTCCGGTTAAAACACCTCTTTCTGTGTGGTTCACTTGTTTTCCATGTCGGTGACGAGTGGCTGGAATTCTTCTATCCACAGCTGAAGCCATGGGTTCACTATATCCCAGTCAAAACAGATCTCTCCAATGTTCA gGAGCTGTTGCAGTTTGTAAAAGCAAATGATGATGTAGCTCAAGAAATTGCTGAAAG GGGAAGCCAGTTTATTCTGAACCACTTGCAGATGGATGACATCACCTGTTACTGGGAGAACCTGTTGACTGAATACTCTAAATTCCTGTCCTATAATGTAACAAGAAGGAAAGGCTATGATCACATTATTCCcaaaattttgaaaactgaactCTAG